A part of Dehalococcoidia bacterium genomic DNA contains:
- a CDS encoding ubiquinone/menaquinone biosynthesis methyltransferase: MAAAHPAPPESAHGEPRLIAAMFARIAPRYDLLNHLLSFGLDLRWRNLMADLARLRPGDRALDVATGTGDSAFVLKKRVGPSGSVVGLDLTREMLLVGLAKVRRRGATRLELHEGDAMHLPYRAGSFRAATMAFGGRNVPDLEGAFREMARVLESGGRVVFLELNRPTLWGFRHLFLWYFHTFAPLVGGLISGDRSAYEYLPRSVDRFEGVEDIAAIMARAGLRDIEVRRLAFGSAVIHTGVAP, encoded by the coding sequence GTGGCTGCAGCCCATCCCGCCCCCCCGGAGTCGGCGCACGGCGAACCGCGGCTCATTGCCGCGATGTTCGCGCGCATCGCGCCGCGCTACGACCTGCTGAACCACCTGCTCTCCTTCGGCCTGGACCTGCGCTGGCGCAATCTCATGGCGGACCTCGCGCGTCTGCGCCCCGGCGACCGGGCGCTGGACGTGGCGACGGGCACCGGGGACAGCGCCTTCGTGCTCAAGAAGCGCGTCGGTCCCTCAGGGTCGGTTGTGGGCCTGGACCTGACGCGCGAGATGCTCCTGGTCGGCCTGGCGAAGGTGCGGCGCCGCGGCGCTACGCGCCTCGAGCTGCACGAAGGCGATGCCATGCATCTTCCGTACCGGGCGGGCTCCTTCAGGGCAGCGACCATGGCCTTCGGCGGCCGCAATGTGCCCGACCTGGAGGGCGCCTTCCGGGAGATGGCGCGGGTGCTGGAGTCCGGAGGGAGGGTTGTCTTCCTCGAGTTGAACCGCCCGACGCTCTGGGGCTTCCGCCACCTCTTCCTGTGGTATTTCCATACCTTCGCGCCCCTGGTCGGCGGCCTGATCTCCGGAGACCGCAGCGCTTACGAGTACCTGCCGCGCTCGGTGGACAGGTTCGAAGGGGTGGAGGACATAGCGGCGATCATGGCGCGCGCGGGGCTGCGGGACATCGAAGTGCGGCGGCTGGCCTTCGGCTCCGCGGTCATCCACACGGGGGTCGCGCCCTAG
- a CDS encoding metal-dependent hydrolase, producing the protein MSWTAHDFEPYALQKHLGGRVTMLPLYIGSLGPDMFTKWYVYGISLFGVEIKADDPALFHRGWPGAGFTHTPLFAIVVALLVYAVSRHGVWAFSLGLGLFAHAVTDILDTNGTMLLFPFSTDRVSLGAWAYAAEEGKHLDGFAYYSSLGLVADLAALVLALVSWRVLQRAYFEQHVLPNDPVMKLAGRVLPPSGLLVIYRFGFVFGVTRLLGWLVFAHVIHTNAFDFSWGGPSWVTPFR; encoded by the coding sequence GTGAGCTGGACGGCGCACGACTTCGAACCTTACGCGCTCCAGAAGCACCTCGGCGGCCGCGTGACGATGCTGCCCCTTTACATCGGCTCGCTGGGGCCGGACATGTTCACGAAGTGGTACGTGTACGGCATCAGCCTCTTCGGGGTCGAGATCAAGGCGGACGACCCGGCGCTATTCCATCGCGGCTGGCCCGGGGCGGGGTTTACCCACACGCCGCTCTTCGCCATCGTGGTCGCTTTGCTGGTCTACGCGGTGAGCCGGCACGGGGTCTGGGCCTTCAGCCTGGGCCTCGGGCTTTTCGCCCACGCCGTCACGGACATCCTGGACACCAACGGGACGATGCTCCTGTTCCCCTTCAGCACTGACCGGGTATCCCTCGGCGCCTGGGCCTACGCGGCGGAGGAAGGCAAGCATCTCGATGGTTTCGCCTACTACAGCAGCCTCGGGCTGGTGGCCGACCTTGCAGCGCTGGTGCTCGCGCTCGTGAGCTGGAGAGTGCTACAGAGGGCGTATTTCGAGCAGCATGTCCTGCCGAACGACCCCGTGATGAAGCTCGCGGGTCGCGTGTTGCCACCCTCCGGGCTGCTCGTCATCTACCGGTTCGGTTTCGTCTTCGGGGTCACGCGGCTTCTCGGCTGGCTGGTATTCGCCCACGTAATCCATACCAACGCCTTCGACTTCAGCTGGGGCGGGCCGAGCTGGGTGACGCCGTTCCGCTGA
- a CDS encoding metal-dependent transcriptional regulator, whose protein sequence is MNRDDIHPSRAVDDYLQTIYSLETEGEKAYSGRLARWMRVKPPTAWATVKRMERDGLVTVDDKKAIHLTDVGRELAEVIARRHRLSERFLTDVLGLGWAEGHEQAHIFEHGLTPMIEERLMHLLGNPKTCPHGSPIPGTGAHLDPALVPLDQLQEGDEAVLEFISEELEEDSGILKYLESHGLRPGARIRVREVIRSVDVLSLETDKGPASLGLAVAARIRVRPR, encoded by the coding sequence GTGAACAGAGACGACATCCACCCCAGCCGCGCGGTCGACGATTACCTCCAGACGATCTACAGCCTGGAGACTGAAGGGGAGAAGGCGTACTCCGGGCGCCTGGCCCGCTGGATGCGGGTCAAGCCCCCTACTGCCTGGGCCACCGTCAAGCGCATGGAGCGCGACGGCCTGGTCACCGTGGACGACAAGAAGGCGATCCACCTTACGGACGTAGGCCGGGAGCTCGCAGAGGTCATCGCCCGCCGTCACCGGCTCTCGGAGCGGTTCCTTACCGATGTGCTCGGCCTCGGTTGGGCCGAGGGGCACGAACAGGCGCACATCTTCGAGCACGGGCTGACGCCGATGATCGAGGAGCGCCTCATGCACCTCCTTGGCAACCCGAAGACCTGCCCCCACGGCAGCCCCATCCCGGGGACCGGCGCCCATCTCGACCCCGCTCTCGTCCCGCTCGACCAGCTACAGGAGGGAGACGAGGCGGTCCTGGAGTTCATCTCCGAGGAACTCGAGGAAGACAGCGGCATCCTGAAGTACCTGGAGTCCCACGGACTGCGCCCGGGCGCCCGCATTCGTGTGCGCGAGGTCATCCGCTCGGTCGATGTGCTTAGCCTCGAGACGGACAAGGGGCCGGCGTCGCTCGGCCTTGCCGTCGCCGCCAGGATACGCGTCCGCCCGCGCTAG
- a CDS encoding CoA transferase encodes MGPLSGYRVLDITQMIAGPLGCELLGDMGAEVIKVEPIDGESTRHTAGVIPMEGLGFILYNRGKRSIPVDLRQPEGRDVVHRLVQTADVVVVGYRPDVCLQFGLDYERLAGINPRIVYLQNTAFGSQGPMAQQGGYDIVVQGLSGLMALNQGVDDEGQPRPIVPAYADYLTAAYIAWGVTAALMVRERTGEGQKVETSLLASALMGQVGRLRYFDALDADTTQQFLDRLQEMRRENRPWKEQLALRAERLIPANIYYRAYASADSYLIVACLNNPTRVKFLEITGLEDFRMVNGRLITAVEPGEDTPERRERLRKLVEKAETVMRSKTTAQWLGIFTAAKIPTGPLRFPEEVFFDEQVLANGYVERLEHPIAGPYRTAAPPVRMSKTPLAIQGPAPTFGQHAREILVELGYDQDTIDALVARRIIADGPP; translated from the coding sequence TTGGGTCCGCTGTCCGGCTACCGCGTCCTCGACATTACGCAGATGATCGCCGGGCCACTGGGCTGCGAGCTCCTGGGCGACATGGGCGCCGAGGTCATCAAGGTCGAGCCGATCGACGGCGAGTCGACGCGCCACACCGCCGGCGTCATCCCCATGGAGGGCCTGGGCTTCATCCTCTACAACCGGGGCAAGCGCAGCATCCCGGTCGACCTGCGCCAGCCTGAAGGCCGCGACGTCGTCCACCGCCTCGTCCAGACAGCGGACGTGGTGGTCGTCGGTTACCGTCCAGACGTATGCCTGCAGTTCGGCCTCGACTACGAGCGCCTCGCCGGCATCAATCCCCGAATCGTGTACCTGCAGAACACGGCCTTCGGCTCCCAGGGACCGATGGCGCAGCAGGGCGGCTACGACATCGTCGTCCAGGGCCTTTCGGGCCTGATGGCCCTCAACCAGGGTGTAGACGACGAAGGGCAGCCGCGGCCGATCGTGCCTGCTTATGCGGACTACCTGACAGCCGCCTATATCGCCTGGGGCGTCACCGCTGCCCTCATGGTGCGGGAGCGCACGGGCGAGGGACAGAAGGTCGAGACCTCACTGCTGGCCTCGGCCCTGATGGGCCAGGTTGGCCGCTTGCGCTACTTCGACGCCCTGGACGCCGACACGACGCAACAGTTCCTCGACCGCCTCCAGGAGATGCGACGTGAGAACCGCCCCTGGAAGGAGCAACTGGCCCTGCGCGCCGAACGCCTGATCCCGGCGAACATCTACTACCGCGCTTACGCCAGCGCCGACTCCTACCTCATCGTCGCCTGCCTGAACAACCCCACGCGGGTGAAATTCCTGGAGATTACGGGGCTAGAGGACTTCCGCATGGTCAACGGCCGCCTCATCACCGCCGTCGAGCCCGGCGAGGACACTCCCGAGCGCCGTGAGCGGCTCCGCAAGCTCGTCGAGAAGGCGGAGACCGTCATGCGCTCGAAGACTACGGCACAGTGGCTCGGCATCTTCACGGCGGCGAAGATACCTACCGGCCCGCTGCGCTTCCCGGAAGAGGTGTTTTTCGACGAACAAGTGCTGGCGAACGGATACGTCGAGCGCCTCGAGCATCCGATCGCTGGTCCATACCGCACGGCCGCGCCGCCAGTGCGGATGTCGAAGACGCCGCTCGCCATCCAGGGGCCGGCGCCGACGTTCGGACAGCATGCGCGGGAGATTCTCGTCGAGCTAGGTTACGACCAGGACACCATCGACGCTCTCGTCGCGCGCCGCATCATCGCCGACGGCCCGCCCTGA
- a CDS encoding 5'-3' exonuclease H3TH domain-containing protein, giving the protein MDIYLLDGTYELFRYYHALPRHQTASGIEVAATRGVLTTVLSMLETGSTHIGVATDHVIESFRNGLWPSYKSSAGVPADILSQFPLVEEALQAMGLVVWPMVDLEADDALASAAAVAAALPDVERVYICSPDKDLAQCVRNERVVQLDRRARKVTDAAGVRARFGVPPASIPDYLALVGDSSDGYPGLPGWGAKTASLVLDRFGHIEDIPERSGEWGSLGIRNAAVLAQTLAQHRHLALLFKDLATLRTSAATFTEADELRWRGPTPEFDALCRRIDAGNLPRRAREIAESVARAPAAAVDPPGR; this is encoded by the coding sequence GTGGATATCTACCTGCTCGACGGCACCTACGAGTTGTTCCGCTACTACCACGCCCTGCCGCGGCACCAGACGGCCTCTGGGATCGAAGTCGCCGCGACGCGGGGCGTGCTCACGACTGTGCTCTCCATGCTCGAGACCGGCAGCACCCACATCGGCGTCGCCACCGACCACGTGATCGAGTCCTTCCGCAACGGACTCTGGCCCTCCTACAAGAGCAGCGCCGGCGTGCCCGCCGACATCCTCTCGCAGTTCCCTCTTGTCGAGGAGGCGCTGCAGGCGATGGGCCTCGTCGTATGGCCCATGGTCGACCTCGAGGCTGACGATGCGCTCGCCTCGGCCGCGGCAGTAGCGGCGGCGCTTCCTGATGTCGAGCGCGTCTACATCTGTTCACCGGACAAGGACCTGGCCCAGTGTGTCCGCAACGAGCGCGTCGTGCAGCTCGACCGCCGCGCCCGCAAGGTCACCGACGCCGCTGGCGTGCGCGCCAGGTTCGGCGTACCACCGGCCTCGATCCCTGATTACCTCGCGCTGGTGGGCGACAGCTCGGACGGCTATCCCGGGCTGCCGGGCTGGGGCGCGAAAACGGCCTCGCTGGTGCTCGACCGCTTCGGCCACATCGAGGACATCCCCGAGCGCTCCGGCGAATGGGGTAGCCTCGGAATACGCAACGCGGCCGTCCTGGCCCAGACGCTGGCACAGCACCGCCACCTTGCGCTCCTGTTCAAGGACCTCGCCACGCTCCGCACGTCGGCCGCGACTTTCACGGAGGCGGACGAGCTGCGCTGGCGCGGCCCCACGCCCGAATTCGACGCCCTCTGCCGCCGGATCGACGCCGGCAACCTCCCGCGCCGCGCCCGAGAGATCGCGGAGAGCGTGGCGCGGGCGCCAGCCGCTGCCGTGGACCCTCCAGGTCGATAG
- a CDS encoding SEC-C metal-binding domain-containing protein: MKRGLQVVHGAKELTEKLGRNDLCPCNSGRRFQELLPESRAL; encoded by the coding sequence GTGAAGCGAGGCCTGCAGGTCGTGCACGGCGCCAAGGAATTAACCGAGAAGCTCGGCCGCAATGACCTCTGTCCATGCAACTCAGGCCGGCGCTTTCAAGAACTGCTGCCTGAAAGCAGGGCGCTTTAG
- a CDS encoding glycerophosphodiester phosphodiesterase, with product MSLPRRPLVIGHKGAAAVAPENTLASFAKAMELGAGGLECDIRATSDGVPVIIHDATLDRTTDARGEVAALTLAQVKAADASLGMPGFRGERVPTLEELLTLVAGRCLLALEFKTMDAVGPSVPILREHDAASWCTAWAFNAEVLRELKRLLPGLTRTQNVGRVESWEAVVAVARELECVAVSLEHHLVDAERVASAHEAGLRVYCWTANQPEDWGRLIACEVDGITTDDPGGLIAYLDGLG from the coding sequence GTGAGCCTACCGCGCCGGCCACTGGTCATCGGGCACAAGGGCGCTGCCGCGGTCGCGCCCGAGAACACGCTTGCTTCCTTCGCGAAGGCCATGGAGCTCGGCGCCGGCGGCCTGGAGTGCGACATCCGCGCGACCAGCGACGGCGTGCCGGTGATCATCCACGACGCCACCCTGGACCGCACCACAGACGCCCGTGGGGAGGTGGCGGCTCTGACCCTGGCGCAGGTCAAGGCCGCCGACGCTTCTCTGGGCATGCCGGGCTTCCGCGGCGAGCGCGTGCCGACGCTGGAGGAGCTCCTGACGCTCGTCGCGGGACGCTGCCTTCTGGCCCTCGAGTTCAAGACCATGGATGCAGTCGGGCCCTCGGTCCCGATCCTCCGCGAGCACGACGCGGCTAGCTGGTGCACGGCCTGGGCGTTCAACGCCGAGGTCCTGCGCGAGCTGAAGCGGCTATTGCCGGGGCTGACCCGGACGCAGAACGTAGGCCGGGTCGAGAGCTGGGAGGCGGTCGTCGCCGTGGCGCGCGAGCTCGAGTGCGTGGCTGTCTCGCTCGAGCACCACCTCGTCGACGCCGAAAGAGTGGCGAGCGCGCACGAGGCGGGGCTCCGGGTCTACTGCTGGACGGCGAACCAGCCGGAGGACTGGGGTCGGCTCATCGCCTGCGAGGTCGACGGGATTACGACCGACGACCCTGGCGGGCTCATCGCCTACCTGGACGGCCTGGGCTAG
- a CDS encoding DMT family transporter, with protein sequence MRSSGDRRTDIAILAAGVAAVSTAAIFIRQADAPALVIAAYRLTLASAPLLALQALRRRPMLPAGGRRRVLLTLLAGVFLAAHFGFWIASVQDTSIITSVVLVTAQPLFVAAASGPLLGERPSPLAWAGIVTAGAGGAVMIAEDVGQGTDALRGDAFALLGAAFAAAYILAGRRLRATGSEWLPYVTTVYSTAAAVLVAAALIAGHSPTGYSAESYLFFALLALVPQLIGHTAINRSLGYLPAASVAIAILGEPIGSTVLGAVFLDEVPTALQLAGAAIVLTGVYAGLRGSLRSGEPAVAPD encoded by the coding sequence GTGAGATCGAGTGGCGACAGGCGGACGGACATCGCCATCCTTGCTGCTGGCGTCGCCGCCGTCAGCACGGCAGCCATTTTCATCCGCCAGGCCGACGCCCCGGCGCTGGTCATCGCCGCCTACCGCCTCACGCTCGCCTCCGCGCCGTTACTGGCGCTTCAGGCCCTGCGCCGGCGCCCCATGCTGCCGGCAGGCGGCCGGCGCCGGGTCCTGCTGACGTTGCTGGCCGGCGTCTTTCTTGCCGCCCACTTCGGCTTTTGGATCGCCAGCGTCCAGGACACGTCGATCATCACCTCTGTCGTGCTGGTCACGGCACAGCCGCTGTTCGTCGCCGCCGCCTCCGGGCCACTGCTCGGCGAAAGGCCGTCACCTCTGGCATGGGCCGGCATCGTCACGGCCGGCGCCGGCGGCGCTGTCATGATCGCGGAGGATGTCGGGCAGGGCACCGACGCCCTCCGCGGCGACGCCTTCGCCTTGCTCGGCGCCGCTTTTGCCGCTGCTTACATCCTGGCAGGCCGCAGGCTGCGCGCCACCGGTAGCGAATGGCTCCCGTACGTCACTACCGTCTACAGCACCGCGGCGGCCGTCCTGGTCGCGGCCGCGCTCATCGCCGGACATTCACCGACCGGCTACAGCGCAGAGAGCTACCTCTTCTTCGCCCTGCTTGCCCTCGTGCCCCAGCTCATTGGCCACACTGCTATCAACCGCTCGCTCGGCTACCTGCCCGCTGCCTCCGTCGCCATCGCCATCCTCGGCGAGCCCATCGGCTCCACTGTGCTTGGCGCCGTCTTCCTCGACGAGGTGCCGACGGCCCTCCAACTCGCCGGGGCGGCCATCGTCCTCACCGGCGTCTACGCGGGCCTCAGGGGGTCGCTGCGCAGCGGCGAGCCGGCCGTCGCCCCGGACTGA
- a CDS encoding VTT domain-containing protein — MSEADNLIERAEELVDELRKERTELQARAYLRGWFRLDYLILAGLAMLLAGYGIAIFVLGLDLDRMRTWGYPGVFFLAMAGSATLVLPTPANLAVFSGGVVLDPVLGVPAPLLVGLVAGLGDAIGEFSGYGLGYAGTDLVRHRRIYQTFEGWMQRRGMLTIFLLCTFPNPFFDLAGAAAGATRMPARRFFVAALGGKIIKDLFLAYGGSFSIGLAGDLL; from the coding sequence ATGTCCGAAGCCGACAACCTGATCGAGCGGGCCGAGGAGCTCGTCGACGAACTGCGCAAAGAACGCACGGAGCTCCAGGCGCGGGCCTACCTGCGAGGCTGGTTCCGGCTGGACTACCTCATCCTCGCCGGCCTCGCCATGCTCCTCGCCGGCTACGGGATCGCAATCTTCGTCCTGGGGCTCGACCTCGATCGGATGCGCACCTGGGGGTATCCGGGTGTCTTCTTTCTCGCCATGGCGGGCTCCGCGACACTGGTGCTGCCGACGCCGGCCAACCTGGCCGTCTTCTCAGGCGGCGTCGTGCTCGACCCCGTCCTCGGCGTCCCGGCGCCGCTGCTCGTCGGCCTCGTCGCGGGCCTGGGCGATGCCATCGGCGAGTTCTCCGGCTACGGGCTCGGTTACGCCGGCACTGACCTGGTACGCCACCGGCGCATCTATCAGACCTTCGAAGGCTGGATGCAACGCCGCGGCATGCTCACGATCTTTCTCCTCTGCACCTTCCCCAACCCCTTCTTCGACCTCGCCGGGGCCGCGGCCGGCGCCACGCGCATGCCGGCCAGACGCTTCTTCGTCGCCGCCCTCGGCGGCAAGATCATCAAGGACCTCTTCCTCGCTTACGGCGGCAGCTTCTCGATCGGCCTGGCCGGCGACCTCCTCTGA
- a CDS encoding glycerophosphodiester phosphodiesterase: MIIAHRTCPAHEAENSIAGILKAAELGADGVEIDLRMSLDQRPFLMHDRTLRRTTGWPLPVALTPSSVIRRLRLPNGERVPTLAEALDALPDGLVIAVDVKTPWAVLPLVAEVKRRGIQERVLIWCQSALACRYASRRLPDVEVAYLKTALDPASQRRFLDTAVASGARAVSTHWLAVSAGHVADAHARGLRIFSWHEKHDLEPDKLRAGLDILITDFPREARAAYATHSA, translated from the coding sequence ATGATCATTGCTCACCGCACATGCCCCGCCCATGAAGCGGAGAACAGCATCGCCGGCATCCTCAAGGCCGCCGAACTCGGCGCCGATGGGGTCGAGATCGACCTGCGCATGTCGCTGGACCAGCGCCCTTTCCTCATGCACGACCGGACCCTGCGCCGGACCACAGGCTGGCCGCTGCCCGTCGCCCTGACGCCCTCGTCCGTGATCCGCCGCCTGCGCCTGCCGAACGGCGAACGCGTCCCAACCCTCGCTGAGGCGCTCGATGCACTTCCGGACGGCCTGGTGATCGCCGTGGATGTGAAGACGCCCTGGGCTGTCCTGCCCCTGGTCGCGGAGGTCAAGCGGCGGGGCATCCAGGAGCGCGTCCTGATCTGGTGTCAGAGCGCGCTCGCCTGCCGCTACGCCAGCCGCAGACTCCCGGACGTAGAAGTCGCCTATCTCAAGACCGCGCTCGACCCGGCGTCGCAGCGCCGCTTTCTGGACACTGCCGTCGCCTCCGGCGCCCGCGCCGTGTCCACGCACTGGCTCGCCGTCTCCGCCGGCCACGTCGCCGACGCGCACGCCCGCGGCCTGCGCATTTTCTCCTGGCACGAGAAGCACGACCTCGAGCCCGATAAGCTGCGCGCCGGCCTCGACATCCTGATAACCGACTTCCCCCGCGAAGCCCGCGCCGCCTACGCAACGCATAGCGCCTAG
- a CDS encoding enoyl-CoA hydratase-related protein, which translates to MPDAVLYEVRDRIAYITLNRPEAMNALNAAVRQGLNDSLRRFRDDPDVWVAIITGAGERAFSAGADLKEMSASREAEVAGSQPASPIAAGPGGDVLTWKPIIAAINGYCLAGGLELALRCDIRICSEDSRFGLTEVSRGIIPGGGGTQRLPRAIPVGVAMEMIFTARHFTAEEALRVGLVNRVVPKAEVMKAAEEMARQIIANAPLAVRATKEAIMRGLDMSLEDGLRLEALLSRMVRLTEDSREGPKAFAEKRPANFMAR; encoded by the coding sequence ATGCCCGACGCCGTGCTCTACGAGGTGCGCGACCGCATTGCTTACATAACGTTAAACCGGCCGGAGGCAATGAACGCCCTGAACGCCGCCGTCCGTCAGGGCCTCAACGACTCGCTGCGCCGTTTCCGCGACGACCCCGATGTCTGGGTCGCCATCATCACCGGCGCCGGGGAGCGCGCCTTCAGCGCCGGCGCCGACCTCAAGGAGATGAGCGCTTCGCGCGAGGCGGAGGTGGCCGGCTCGCAGCCCGCCTCCCCGATCGCCGCCGGCCCGGGCGGCGATGTCCTGACTTGGAAGCCGATCATCGCGGCCATCAACGGCTACTGCCTCGCGGGGGGCCTGGAATTGGCGCTGCGCTGCGACATCCGCATTTGCTCGGAGGACTCCCGCTTCGGCCTGACCGAGGTGTCCCGCGGCATCATCCCGGGCGGCGGCGGCACGCAGCGGCTGCCGCGCGCCATCCCTGTAGGCGTCGCCATGGAGATGATCTTCACCGCCCGCCACTTCACCGCCGAGGAGGCCCTGCGGGTCGGTCTCGTGAACAGGGTCGTACCCAAGGCGGAGGTCATGAAGGCGGCCGAGGAAATGGCGCGCCAGATCATTGCCAACGCGCCCCTCGCCGTGCGAGCGACCAAGGAAGCAATCATGCGGGGGCTGGACATGAGCCTGGAGGACGGCCTGCGCCTCGAAGCTCTCCTCTCGCGCATGGTGCGCCTGACGGAGGACTCCCGCGAGGGACCGAAGGCCTTCGCGGAGAAGCGGCCGGCGAACTTCATGGCCCGCTAG
- a CDS encoding glycosyltransferase has protein sequence AQLLRPGIWAPKLRASLAPKAGTRGRPNEPARPLAFPPSSRPQASVIISAHNQSLYTYNCLLALAENTAGVDCEVIVVDDGSTDDTAEVLDRVENLRVVRLAQNQGFVAAANAGASQARADVLVFLDNDTQPQPGWLEALLRSLADPATGIAGARLIDPDGRLQAAGGIVTRDGFTCDDGRGDDPEAPLYLYARDVDYCSASCLAVKRAVFEAAGGFDAAYSPAFYEDVDLAFKARGLGYRVVYQPEARVVHFEGVSHGRDTAHGVRRYQEVNRLKFTERWREALEAHGASLPAGEDGLRRRPAGPRERDRSARGRVLAADYTVPSFDRDAGSLRMYRLLLEMRRLGLAVTFVPHDRTPLEPYTTALQRAGIEVVHGVQDLEAYLASRGRYDVAFLSRPEVAGDLMPRLRRLDPALKVVYDTVDLHFLREERRAGVAGDARARRNAERLRETEVALVKGADATVVVSEAEAAVLRDLAPGARVHLIPTVHEPSAEVAGPERREGLLFVGNFQHEPNVDAARFLASEVMPLLRRELPEAVLTIAGDPASSGIGALAGEGVVVTGWVPDLGPLLASRKVFVAPLRFGAGTSGKLGESMAAGLPGVTSSLIAEAMGLRDGVEVLVADGAEAFAAATARLYRDAGLWAAVSAAGLDYVRRNLSPDCIRGRLVHLLREVGLDLEAAAPATSGP, from the coding sequence GCGCGCAGTTGCTACGGCCGGGTATCTGGGCGCCGAAGCTGCGGGCATCGCTGGCGCCAAAGGCCGGCACGCGAGGCCGGCCCAACGAACCCGCCCGGCCGCTCGCGTTCCCGCCCTCCAGCCGGCCGCAGGCGTCCGTGATCATCTCCGCCCACAACCAGAGCCTCTACACCTACAACTGCCTCCTGGCCCTGGCCGAGAACACTGCCGGCGTCGACTGCGAGGTCATCGTCGTGGACGACGGCTCGACGGACGACACAGCGGAAGTGCTGGACCGGGTCGAGAACCTGCGGGTGGTGCGGCTGGCGCAGAACCAGGGCTTCGTAGCGGCCGCGAATGCTGGCGCCTCACAAGCGCGGGCGGATGTCCTGGTGTTCCTGGACAACGACACGCAGCCGCAGCCCGGCTGGTTGGAGGCGCTTCTGCGGTCGCTAGCGGACCCGGCCACTGGCATCGCCGGCGCAAGGCTCATCGACCCCGACGGGAGGCTGCAGGCGGCGGGCGGGATCGTCACACGCGATGGCTTCACCTGCGACGACGGCCGCGGCGACGACCCGGAGGCGCCGCTCTACCTCTACGCTCGCGACGTCGACTACTGTTCCGCCTCGTGCCTCGCTGTGAAGCGGGCAGTGTTCGAAGCGGCGGGGGGCTTCGATGCTGCCTACTCGCCCGCTTTCTATGAGGACGTCGACCTCGCCTTCAAGGCGCGGGGTCTGGGGTATCGGGTCGTGTACCAGCCGGAGGCGCGCGTCGTGCACTTCGAAGGCGTGTCGCACGGGCGCGACACGGCCCATGGCGTCAGGCGCTACCAGGAGGTCAACCGCCTCAAGTTCACAGAACGCTGGCGTGAGGCGCTAGAGGCGCACGGCGCCTCCTTGCCGGCCGGCGAAGACGGCCTGCGCAGGCGGCCGGCCGGGCCCCGGGAGCGCGACCGGTCCGCGCGCGGGCGCGTCCTGGCGGCCGATTACACCGTGCCCAGCTTCGACCGCGACGCTGGCTCGCTGCGCATGTACCGCCTGCTCCTGGAGATGCGGCGCCTCGGGCTCGCCGTGACCTTCGTGCCGCACGACCGCACACCGCTGGAGCCGTACACGACGGCCCTCCAGCGCGCCGGCATCGAGGTCGTGCACGGCGTGCAGGACCTGGAGGCCTACCTGGCGTCGCGCGGCCGTTATGACGTCGCCTTCCTCTCCCGGCCGGAGGTCGCGGGAGACCTGATGCCGCGTCTGCGGCGCCTGGACCCGGCCCTGAAGGTGGTCTACGACACCGTCGACCTGCACTTCCTGCGAGAGGAAAGGCGGGCGGGCGTGGCAGGCGACGCGCGCGCCCGCCGCAACGCCGAGCGCCTGCGGGAGACGGAGGTGGCGCTCGTGAAGGGCGCAGACGCCACGGTGGTCGTGAGCGAGGCCGAAGCGGCGGTGCTGCGCGATCTGGCGCCGGGCGCGCGCGTGCACCTGATCCCCACCGTCCACGAGCCCAGCGCGGAGGTGGCCGGCCCGGAACGACGCGAGGGGCTGCTCTTCGTCGGTAACTTCCAGCATGAGCCGAACGTGGACGCCGCAAGGTTCCTGGCCTCGGAGGTGATGCCGCTGCTGCGGCGCGAGCTGCCGGAGGCGGTCCTGACCATAGCCGGCGACCCCGCCAGCTCCGGCATAGGGGCGCTGGCGGGAGAGGGTGTCGTCGTGACCGGCTGGGTCCCCGACCTGGGGCCTCTGCTGGCGAGCCGGAAGGTGTTCGTCGCGCCGTTGCGCTTTGGCGCCGGCACGAGCGGAAAGCTGGGAGAGAGCATGGCGGCCGGCCTGCCCGGCGTGACCAGCAGCCTTATCGCCGAGGCGATGGGCCTGCGCGACGGCGTGGAGGTACTGGTCGCCGACGGGGCCGAGGCGTTCGCGGCGGCTACGGCCCGGCTGTACCGCGACGCCGGGCTCTGGGCCGCGGTCTCCGCCGCCGGTCTGGACTACGTGCGGCGTAACCTCAGCCCGGACTGTATTCGCGGCCGCCTCGTCCACCTGTTGCGCGAGGTGGGCCTCGACCTCGAGGCGGCGGCGCCCGCAACCTCGGGCCCGTAG